The following nucleotide sequence is from Candidatus Polarisedimenticolaceae bacterium.
CAGCTCCTTTCGAAAGTCAGCCGGGGGTTCGCGCAGGATCTCGACGATGCTCGCCGTTTCGTGACCAGCGGCATGGTCGACCCGGAGCGATTCCGCGCCCTCGTCGCCGCGATCCCCGACAAGACCTTCGCGAAATACCCCGCGCTCTCGAAGTCCATCCTCCTCCGGTCCGTCGAGAGGTTCTTGGCGTCGCTCGACGGACTCACGCGATAGACTTCGTCAGCGGATCCCGCGCACGACGCTCAACACCAGCTCCACCAAGATCAACGCAACGATCGCCGCCTCGAGGAGGAACAGCCGCCGATCGCGCGCGACGCCGATGAGCAGCTCGAGCGCGTCCTGGACGGCGTGGAGCTTCGCCTCGAGCGAATCGAAGCGGTCGACGAGGTCGAACTCGGCGCGGAGGTCGTCGTAGATACGGTCCATCGCGGGGTCGTCCCACGTCGCGTCGGGCTTGTCCAGGAGGTAGAGCGTCGACAGCACCTCGCTGCGGCGGCCGACCGCTTCGCCGATGAACCGGTGAAGGTTGCGGGTCCGCATCGGGACCACACCACGCGTCTCGAGGCGGCCGAGCAGCTTCCGCGTGCGGCCGAAGAGATCGTCGACGATGCGCTCGTAGGCTTCCATCGCGGCGCTCTGAGCGACGATGAGCGCGACCACCGCCGAGCGCGTTGGGCGCAGGTCGTCGACGATGAGCTGGCCGTCGGCGAAGCCGACTTTGGCGTCGGGGATCTCGCAGACCGTGAACTCCTCGCGGATGACGTCGGGGATGAGTCGCGGATGACGCGTGCGCAGCTCGTTCCTGAGAGCATCGCGCCGGCCCGGATCGACGTCGTGGAAGACGAGCGCGCCGAAGGAGAACGCGAAGACCTCGCCTCCTTCGGGGAGGGACGCGCGCAGCTCATGAGGCGTGACCTTCGGATGGGGAAGGAGCGCCGCGACCCAGTCGAGCGGCAGATCGTCGACGAAGGCGACCGCGACGAAGGCGTGCGCACGCTGAGTGCGAAACTGCGGTAGGACCACGGCGGCTCCTCTCACTGCATCCTGCCGCTTCGCCCGCCGGGGCGCCAGTCGGATTGTTGCGGAGTTGTAACGTTCGCCGCGTGCGATCCGATGGAACGTTGGAGTTGGGGGTCCATGCGCGCCATTCGCGAACTTTCCGGCCAGGGGCTGCACTGGTCCAGCATCAGCCCATGGCAGCGCCGCTTCGCGCTGCACGCGGCGGGCGAATTGGTGGCGCGCCTCCGCTGGGAGAAGGTGTTCGGCTCGCTCGCCGTCGCCGAGACGTCGGACGCGACATGGACGTTCAAGCGTTGCGGATTCTTGCGACCGGCGGTCTCGGTGCGCGTGTCCGGCGCCGAGTCGGATCTCGCGAGGCTCGAGATGGGATGGGGCGGACGGGGCGTGCTCCACGGCCCCGAGGGGCGCGCCTACGGCTGGGTCAAGACGAGCTTCTGGCGCTCGTCGTGGAGCTTCATCGATGCTTCGGAACGGCCCGTCGTCCTGTTCGAGCCGGAGTTCCTGAAGCGCGCCGCTTCGGTGAGGCTCGAGACCGGAGCGATCGAATCCCCCGACCTCGCCCTGCTCGTCTGCTTGGGCTGGTACCTCATGGTCCTCATGGCCGATGATGCGGGCGCCGTCGTCGCCGCGGCGGCCAGCTAGGAGAGCTCGAGATGACCGAGATCGCGCTCATCGAGGCGACCGATGCATTCACGCACGTGGCCCTGCGCGGGCCGCTCGACAACGTGGGCGTCGGCGCCGTCGAGCTGAAGCTGACGACCCAGACCGTGGCGCGCCGCAAGCCGGCGATCATCGATCTCACCGGCGTCGAGGTGCTCACGTCGCTCGCGATCGGCATGCTCGTCACGATCGCGCGGTCGATGCACGGACACGGCACCGGTCTCGCCGTGATCGCGACCGGACGCGCGAAGCAGATCCTCGAGTCGATGGCGCTGCAGCCGCTGCTTCCCGTTCATCCGTCGCGCGAGGAAGCGCTGCGGTCGCTCGGACTCACGAACCAGAGCGTGTAGGAAAAACTCGGTTCCTGTCCCCTATCCCACTCTAACCGAGAGCATCGAGATGGAGCCGCCGTCGACTCCTTCGACGGGAAAGTTGATCCCGTCGTCGCTCTGGCGCGTGCCGAGGACGTAGAGGAGCGGGAGATAGTGGTCGGGCGTCGGGATCGACAGCATCGCGTCGCGCCCGAGCGTCTCGTAGTTGACGAGCGGTGCGTGATCGCCCGAGGCGAGGAGGCCTCGCGCCTCCGCCTCGAAGCGGACGGCCCAGTCGTACGGCTCGGGCTCGTGGCGGCCCCACGCGTACGTGTGCAGGTTGTGGACGATGTTGCCGCTGCCGGCGATGAGGACCCCTTCGGCGCGGAGCGCTGACAGCTTGCGTCCGATCTCGAAGTGGAACGAGGCGGGGCGGGCCTCGTCGATGCTGAGCTGGACGATCGGCACGTCGGCCGCGGGGTAGACGTGCTTCAAGACCGACCAGGTGCCGTGGTCGAGACCCCACGACTCGTCGAGCGCGACCGGGAGCGGCGCGAGCATCGCTTGGATGCGGCGCGCGAGCGCCGGATCGCCGGGGGCCGGGTACTGGACGCGGTACAGCTCGCGCGGGAAGCCGCCGAAGTCGTGGATCGTCCGCGGCGACGTGCTGACGGTGACGCCGGTTCCCGGCACGTACCAGTGGGCCGAGATCGCGAGGATCGCCTTCGGCTTCGGGATCGAGCGTCCGATGCCGTTCCACGCGTTCGTGTACGCGTTGGTGCTGATCGCGTTCATCGGATTGCCGTGACCGAAGAAGAGGGCGGGCTGGATCGTGCTCATGCGCTCCATCGTAGCGCCGCCCGCCCGCCCTGCTCGCGCGGATCGCCTTGCCGATCTTGAACCGGCGCTTAACGGCCTACGGCGGCGTGGTCGAGCGTTCGACGGCCGGACTTTTCTGACGGTGCACGACGTCACGACCTCGCGCGCCTGGATGACGCTTCCGCCGGAATTCGGGGGAATGCTCGCACGCCTGGTCTGAGTCACCGTAGAATCTCCGGTCATGCGCCCCGGCTTTCTCGTAACGGCCCTCGCGGCCCTCTTGGCCACGAGCGCCTGGGCGCAATCGAGCGGCGGCCTCAAGATCCGCGTCATCGACAACGCCGACAAGGCGCCGATCATCGGCGCTTCGGTGACGATCTCGAACGCGAATCGCCTCGTCGCGACGACGACGCTGGTCGCCGACCGGAACGGCGTGGCGCTCTTTCCGGTGCTTCGATCCGGATCGGGATATGTCGTGACCGTCATCATGGACGGCTACGCGGGGATCCGCCAGGAGACGAGCGTCGGCACCGACGCGCTCAAGGAGCTCGTCATCGCGATGGTTCCCGAGCACGTCGAGCGGGTGACGATCGTCGACGAGAAGATCCCCGTCGACCTCGATCAGAACGAGGCGTCGACGCGATTCACCGCCGAGTTCATCCAGGACCTTCCGGTCGCGGGGCGTTTCTACCAGAACGTGCTCGCGCTCGCGCCCGGCGTCCAGGATCCCGACCACGACGGGAATCCGAATGTGAACGGCGCCAGGGAGCGCGACTTCAAGACGTCGGTCGCGGGGATCAGCAACGTCGATCCCCTCACCGGCCAGTACCTCAACATCATCAACCCGGACTCGATCGAGGACCTGAACGTCGTGACCGCCGGCGCCGGCGCCGAGTTCAGCCGCGCCCAGGGCGGCTTCGCGCAGATCGTGCAAAAGCAGGGATCGAACGATTTCGAGGGCGTCTTCGGGTTCCTCTACTCCTCGCACCTCCTCGACGGGAGCGGGTCGAC
It contains:
- the ygiD gene encoding 4,5-DOPA dioxygenase extradiol, with translation MSTIQPALFFGHGNPMNAISTNAYTNAWNGIGRSIPKPKAILAISAHWYVPGTGVTVSTSPRTIHDFGGFPRELYRVQYPAPGDPALARRIQAMLAPLPVALDESWGLDHGTWSVLKHVYPAADVPIVQLSIDEARPASFHFEIGRKLSALRAEGVLIAGSGNIVHNLHTYAWGRHEPEPYDWAVRFEAEARGLLASGDHAPLVNYETLGRDAMLSIPTPDHYLPLLYVLGTRQSDDGINFPVEGVDGGSISMLSVRVG
- a CDS encoding STAS domain-containing protein; protein product: MTEIALIEATDAFTHVALRGPLDNVGVGAVELKLTTQTVARRKPAIIDLTGVEVLTSLAIGMLVTIARSMHGHGTGLAVIATGRAKQILESMALQPLLPVHPSREEALRSLGLTNQSV
- a CDS encoding RMD1 family protein, whose product is MVLPQFRTQRAHAFVAVAFVDDLPLDWVAALLPHPKVTPHELRASLPEGGEVFAFSFGALVFHDVDPGRRDALRNELRTRHPRLIPDVIREEFTVCEIPDAKVGFADGQLIVDDLRPTRSAVVALIVAQSAAMEAYERIVDDLFGRTRKLLGRLETRGVVPMRTRNLHRFIGEAVGRRSEVLSTLYLLDKPDATWDDPAMDRIYDDLRAEFDLVDRFDSLEAKLHAVQDALELLIGVARDRRLFLLEAAIVALILVELVLSVVRGIR